The Montipora capricornis isolate CH-2021 unplaced genomic scaffold, ASM3666992v2 scaffold_496, whole genome shotgun sequence genome has a segment encoding these proteins:
- the LOC138036690 gene encoding uncharacterized protein encodes MDAYNEIVTWRKNVFLVPYGKTGRNFIDQVTSHINDWNNGAKCQHIALKAAFVLLAVGLQKPSPKSKAKEHQELLSKRLVQWKDGEINKLLREGRIIQSRIGKLRSTDPPDKSKVFTKLVLEGQINSALRFLSESTSGGVLSLTDEVMTQLQLKHPNPQPAKSGSLLFGPIDDEFPESVYSGINGEMVRQAALRTKGSGGSCGVDANGFRRMLACKSFKQSSTKLCEAIASMAKTLCTQYIDPSTIEPLVPSRLIALDKGEGAVRPIGVGEVIRRICGKCVMNIAKRDVVEASGSLQLCAGQKSGSEAAIHAMHRIFEADDTDAVPLVDASNAFNALNRAAALHNIRVLCPVIAVYAINTYRHSARLFITGGKEITSAEGTTQGDPLAMALYALSIQPLMTSLQAMSDTKQCWFADDASGAGTISEIKQWWDGLNTLGPDIGYFPNAKKCWIIAKPEKEALVREAFKDTVIDVTVEGQKHLGAVIGSRDYLQEYVNEKVTSWVNEVAQLAEFARAQPQTSYTAYTFELKHRWTYFLRTLPDIQDLLEPLEEAISQVLIPAIVERKCSKLDRDVLALLVRLGGLGLSNPCHEAAREHASSIQVTSPLVEHIVAQTHQLPVESLIESGRLAVKRGRAEELSGIAENLKQIVPRKTKRALELAQEKGSSVWLTVLPLQEQGFNLSKREFRDAVKLRYDWPFDDIPSICACGENFTVDHAMICKRGGFVIQRHNELRDLEADLLSMVCSDVEVEPVLQDVTEEQLSRGSNRAHDARLDIRARGFWDPQSSAFFDVRVCHPNAESYKDQEPQHIYRIHENDKKRLYSRRVLDVEHGSFTPLVFTTTGGMGKECIRYHSRLAELIAAKKGEQYLQTISVLDPSKDILCAPSVGPGLPSRIAGEAPCRV; translated from the coding sequence ATGGATGCTTATAATGAGATTGTGACCTggagaaaaaatgtttttctcgtcccCTATGGTAAAACGGGAAGAAACTTTATAGATCAAGTTACGTCGCATATTAACGACTGGAATAATGGTGCTAAATGCCAACACATAGCGCTGAAAGCTGCATTTGTGCTCCTTGCGGTGGGCCTTCAAAAGCCTAGTCCCAAGTCCAAAGCCAAAGAGCACCAGGAGCTGTTGTCAAAACGTCTTGTACAGTGGAAAGACGGGGAAATCAACAAGTTGCTGCGCGAAGGTCGGATTATTCAAAGTCGAATAGGAAAACTCAGATCTACAGATCCACCTGATAAATCGAAAGTGTTCACCAAACTCGTGCTTGAGGGTCAGATAAATTCGGCACTTCGCTTCTTGAGCGAAAGTACAAGTGGTGGTGTACTATCGCTGACCGATGAAGTTATGACGCAACTACAGCTAAAACACCCCAATCCTCAACCAGCTAAATCGGGCTCACTCCTGTTTGGGCCGATTGACGACGAGTTTCCTGAATCAGTTTACTCTGGGATTAACGGTGAAATGGTCAGACAAGCTGCTTTAAGAACAAAAGGTTCTGGGGGTTCCTGTGGTGTTGACGCGAACGGCTTCAGACGAATGCTAGCTTGCAAATCGTTCAAACAGTCATCGACGAAGCTGTGTGAGGCAATAGCGTCAATGGCAAAGACTTTATGCACTCAATATATCGATCCTTCGACCATAGAGCCATTAGTACCGAGTCGCCTCATCGCTCTAGATAAAGGAGAAGGTGCTGTGAGGCCAATAGGAGTTGGAGAAGTGATCAGGAGGATATGCGGGAAGTGCGTCATGAACATAGCCAAGCGGGATGTTGTCGAGGCAAGTGGCTCGTTACAATTATGCGCGGGACAGAAATCAGGGAGCGAGGCTGCAATACACGCTATGCATAGAATCTTCGAAGCAGATGATACCGACGCGGTTCCGTTGGTAGATGCGTCTAATGCATTTAATGCCCTTAATAGGGCAGCGGCTCTACACAATATCCGCGTTCTCTGTCCTGTCATTGCAGTTTACGCCATAAACACCTATCGTCATTCTGCCCGGTTATTTATCACCGGTGGCAAAGAGATAACATCAGCCGAGGGAACAACTCAAGGCGACCCACTCGCTATGGCACTATATGCTCTCAGCATCCAGCCCTTGATGACTAGTCTACAAGCCATGTCGGATACAAAGCAATGCTGGTTTGCAGATGATGCTAGTGGAGCTGGCACTATCTCAGAAATTAAGCAATGGTGGGATGGTCTCAATACATTAGGTCCAGACATCGGTTACTTTCCAAACGCTAAAAAGTGCTGGATTATCGCAAAGCCAGAAAAGGAAGCACTTGTCAGAGAAGCTTTTAAAGATACAGTCATCGACGTGACAGTAGAGGGGCAAAAGCATCTTGGAGCTGTGATAGGCTCAAGAGATTATTTACAGGAGTATGTCAACGAGAAAGTAACTAGCTGGGTCAATGAAGTTGCTCAGCTTGCTGAATTTGCACGGGCTCAACCGCAGACCAGCTATACCGCCTACACGTTTGAGTTAAAACATCGTTGGACATACTTCCTAAGAACTCTCCCTGATATCCAAGATCTTCTAGAGCCACTTGAAGAGGCTATTTCCCAGGTCCTTATACCAGCAATTGTAGAGCGCAAGTGTAGCAAACTGGATAGAGATGTTCTAGCACTACTAGTGCGCCTTGGCGGCCTTGGCTTGAGCAACCCATGTCACGAGGCGGCACGCGAACATGCCTCGTCTATTCAGGTGACATCTCCTCTCGTCGAACATATCGTGGCTCAAACTCATCAACTACCCGTCGAGTCCCTAATCGAGTCTGGGCGTCTTGCTGTCAAACGTGGAAGAGCTGAAGAACTTTCAGGGATTGCAGAGAACCTAAAACAAATTGTTCCACGGAAGACCAAGCGAGCTCTAGAACTAGCGCAAGAAAAAGGCTCCTCTGTATGGCTCACAGTTCTTCCACTTCAAGAACAGGGTTTCAACCTCAGCAAGAGAGAGTTTCGCGATGCTGTTAAGTTACGCTATGATTGGCCGTTTGATGACATTCCATCAATATGTGCGTGTGgagaaaacttcacagtagaCCACGCAATGATTTGCAAACGAGGGGGCTTTGTAATCCAACGTCATAACGAGTTGAGAGACCTTGAGGCCGACCTTTTGAGTATGGTATGTAGCGATGTCGAGGTCGAGCCAGTTCTCCAAGACGTCACTGAAGAACAGCTCAGTAGAGGGTCCAATAGAGCACATGACGCAAGATTGGACATTCGGGCGCGTGGCTTTTGGGATCCACAGAGCTCGGCATTCTTTGATGTGAGGGTTTGCCACCCTAATGCCGAGTCTTACAAGGACCAGGAGCCACAGCATATCTATCGCATCCATGAAAACGACAAGAAGCGGTTGTACTCAAGGAGAGTGTTGGATGTTGAGCATGGCTCGTTCACGCCCCTTGTATTCACAACTACTGGAGGGATGGGGAAGGAATGCATAAGATACCATAGTCGACTGGCCGAGCTGATAGCCGCCAAGAAAGGAGAACAATACTTGCAAACAATTTCAGTCCTGGATCCGAGCAAGGACATCCTTTGCGCTCCTTCGGTCGGCCCTGGTTTGCCTTCGAGAATCGCGGGTGAAGCGCCGTGCCGCGTTTGA
- the LOC138036674 gene encoding uncharacterized protein yields MATRKLLVRVMNDPNNKRTFKKFRIEEFPEMDVQSTTRMLVDMYGEHLGFSEAERAEIGYIGYSNKKFKITSNDDLQRAFESGELHKNQQAVFYICRKQEESASKRTAKDVAQGKTAPVQVSPDDSETDSDDSSKNKRPRKQSKGKSLEKTIERLRSIHEDKWGLGEYRLWATALERGHHSSYQEPPDYPVFSNTSKKRTKSASELTQALTEVASVFLKSSRSDVSSHAEQASADKATYNRTELLKQMQMLSELYQSGALSKEEFEEQKKNVLRDISKC; encoded by the exons ATGGCTACCCGTAAATTATTAGTTCGGGTAATGAACGACCCCAACAATAAGAgaacttttaaaaaattcaggattgAAGAGTTCCCGGAGATGGATGTACAGAGTACCACGCGAATGCTTGTTGATATGTATGGAGAACACCTTGGTTTCAGTGAGGCAGAAAGGGCTGAAATTGGTTATATCGGctattcaaacaaaaaatttaaaattacatcAAATGATGACCTTCAGAGGGCTTTCGAAAGTGGCGAACTGCACAAGAATCAGCAAGCAGTCTTCTATATATGTAGAAAGCAGGAAGAGAGCGCTTCAAAACGAACTGCCAAAGATGTCGCGCAAG GAAAAACAGCCCCAGTGCAAGTGTCCCCAGACGACAGCGAGACAGATTCGGACGATTCCTCGAAAAACAAGAGACCACGAAAACAGTCGAAGGGAAAATCACTGGAAAAAACTATCGAACGACTACGTTCCATCCACGAAGATAAGTGGGGCCTCGGAGAATACAGGCTGTGGGCAACCGCATTG GAAAGGGGACATCACAGTAGTTATCAAGAGCCACCAGACTACCCTGTATTCTCAAATACTTCCAAGAAACGAACCAAAAGCGCATCTGAGCTTACACAAGCATTAACTGAAGTAGCATCTGTATTTCTAAAAAGCAGCAGATCCGACGTATCTTCCCATGCTGAACAG GCATCCGCTGATAAAGCCACATACAACAGGACAGAGCTATTAAAACAGATGCAGATGCTAAGCGAGCTATACCAATCAGGAGCTCTCTCCAAAGAAGAATTCgaagaacagaagaaaaatgtCCTGCGTGACATCTCAAAATGTTAG
- the LOC138036688 gene encoding uncharacterized protein, translated as MPAPYSLDLRWRIIELHFVENKTKRSIARHLRISMSTVHRILQRLAEYGHVRPARIGRPDIAALLTRAQLLVLMEHVLNNPTSYLKEMEQYLIDSTGSSSNLVGLHRILRHNGYSYKRVKKIALRKNLELRREYQETIAVFRPEEFVFLDECFFDRGVTRNYGYNVRGQIATGRYVNPRSPRVTSISAVSYDGLIAAHMTRKTLNGRRFKRFLRNEIAPQLQPYNGVNDRSVVVMDNHAAHHVAGVEEIVEATGALLLYLPPYCPELNPIEGVFSIVKGWLRANDLMFLITPDPQEMILRGFFHVTRSDVQSLYTHCGYS; from the exons ATGCCTGCTCCATATAGCTTGGATCTTCGCTGGCGTATCATAGAGCTGCACTTTGTAGAGAACAAAACTAAGAGGTCTATAGCGCGCCATTTAAGGATATCAATGTCTACAGTGCACCGTATACTACAAAGATTGGCAGAATATGGTCACGTACGCCCGGCAAGAATAGGAAGGCCAGACATTGCAGCGTTGTTAACAAGAGCGCAGCTTCTTGTGCTCATGGAACACGTATTGAACAATCCCACAAGTTATTTGAAGGAAATGGAGCAATATTTAATTGATTCAACCGGGAGCTCTTCAAACTTAGTCGGTCTTCATCGTATTTTGAGGCACAATGGCTACTCATACAAACGG GTGAAGAAAATAGCCCTTCGAAAAAATTTAGAGCTCAGACGGGAGTATCAAGAGACTATTGCTGTCTTTCGTCCAGAGGAGTTTGTGTTTTTGGATGAGTGCTTTTTT GATCGTGGAGTAACCAGAAATTATGGTTATAACGTGAGAGGACAGATTGCTACGGGTCGGTATGTAAATCCTCGTTCTCCAAGAGTTACATCTATATCAGCTGTCAGTTATGATGGCCTTATAGCGGCACACATGACAAGGAAAACGCTGAATGGCAGAAGGTTTAAACGCTTCCTGAGGAATGAGATCGCACCCCAGCTTCAGCCGTATAACGGAGTCAATGACCGATCTGTTGTTGTTATGG ATAACCATGCAGCCCATCACGTCGCAGGTGTAGAGGAGATTGTAGAAGCTACTGGGGCACTTCTTTTATATCTCCCACCTTATTGTCCCGAATTAAATCCAATTGAAGGAGTATTTTCTATAGTAAAAGGATGGCTTCGAGCAAACGATTTGATGTTTCTTATCACGCCAGACCCACAAGAAATGATATTGAGGGGATTCTTTCACGTCACTAGAAGTGATGTACAATCACTTTATACACACTGTGGTTATTCGTAA